The following coding sequences lie in one Sulfitobacter sp. D7 genomic window:
- a CDS encoding ATPase, T2SS/T4P/T4SS family yields the protein MSLSYLETSLDRIDAAARDDVIEICINPDGTCWGEFQGDHFMRALDQRLTSVQVRDLGNQIASSANTTMSKDRPIVSVSITYKGRPIRAQVITPPAVLSAMSISLRFFSSLPLEGIALDFLYGKERKLEDLRVEKKRALRAVVAAGLIDDALAFCVANKLNMIVSGGTSTGKTVAARKILSHVPAEERIVTIEEAAELLPTQPNAVTLIANRDAEFQTADVLLTATLRMRPDRIILGEVRGKEAMTFLEAINTGHGGSMTTLHAETPQLAVQRLAIAALKTEIPMTYADMIQYIENSIDVIIQAGRHDGRRGITEFYLPGATEIGASP from the coding sequence ATGTCGCTGAGCTATCTCGAAACCTCGCTCGACCGGATCGACGCCGCCGCCCGCGACGATGTCATCGAGATCTGCATCAACCCCGACGGGACCTGTTGGGGCGAATTCCAGGGCGATCACTTCATGCGCGCACTGGACCAGAGGCTGACGAGCGTTCAGGTCAGGGACCTCGGCAACCAGATCGCGTCCTCTGCCAATACCACGATGAGCAAGGACCGCCCCATCGTCTCGGTTTCGATCACCTATAAGGGTCGCCCGATCCGCGCGCAGGTCATCACCCCGCCCGCCGTGCTGTCAGCCATGTCGATCAGCTTGCGGTTCTTCTCGAGCCTGCCACTCGAGGGAATTGCGCTCGATTTCCTCTACGGAAAAGAGCGCAAGCTCGAAGACCTGCGCGTCGAAAAAAAGCGCGCCTTGCGCGCCGTGGTGGCCGCGGGTTTGATCGATGATGCGCTCGCCTTCTGCGTCGCGAACAAACTCAACATGATCGTCTCGGGCGGCACCTCCACCGGCAAGACCGTGGCCGCGCGCAAGATCCTCTCTCACGTACCAGCCGAGGAACGCATCGTCACCATCGAAGAAGCCGCCGAGCTTCTGCCGACCCAGCCAAATGCCGTGACCCTCATCGCCAATCGCGACGCGGAATTCCAGACCGCCGATGTGCTTCTCACCGCCACGCTGCGCATGCGCCCCGACCGGATCATCCTGGGCGAGGTGCGCGGCAAGGAGGCCATGACCTTCCTGGAAGCCATCAACACCGGCCATGGCGGGTCCATGACCACACTGCATGCCGAAACCCCGCAACTCGCCGTGCAGCGGCTCGCGATCGCGGCACTCAAGACCGAGATCCCGATGACCTATGCCGACATGATCCAGTACATCGAGAATTCCATCGATGTGATCATCCAGGCCGGTCGCCATGACGGTCGGCGCGGCATTACCGAATTCTACCTGCCCGGCGCAACTGAGATTGGAGCTTCCCCATGA
- a CDS encoding TrbI/VirB10 family protein, which yields MSDTENTELERRLAALEKGSARAPIAAQRRSPLLALAVVFVIGAGGALLYLLSQPDEEEALPTATPDVFQNEGDGFGAIETLPPPEPEVVFAGPDPFEPNAELLAQITALQAQIEELRNAPEPVVEEDTAAAEAIDALTAQIAALQAASEAAQQRFQDELTARDRSLEQLRMDLELAQLEASRPQPAPTGPTEDELRAREQERLRREEEARRMAELERRAAEERAFQERRIVSPTIAFGGASGANETALTERTFGEVTDFVLNGALPSTVTQAEVIANPSNTIIQGTMIQAVMETALDSSLPGQTRAVVSEDVYSVDGARLLIPRGSRLIGRYRAGVDIAQRRVTIAWDRIILPDNQTIQISSFGGDELGRSGVTGFVDTRFAERFGSAALISLISAAPSAAASEVQDETAADVLEDVGDDLADATDSVMGDYLSIGPVIYVDQGARVTVMVDRDLEIF from the coding sequence TTGAGCGATACCGAGAACACCGAGCTGGAAAGGCGCCTCGCCGCCCTTGAGAAAGGCAGTGCCCGCGCGCCCATAGCGGCGCAGCGCCGGTCGCCCCTTCTCGCGCTGGCCGTGGTCTTCGTCATCGGCGCGGGTGGTGCCCTGCTTTATCTCCTCTCACAGCCCGACGAAGAGGAAGCCTTGCCGACGGCCACTCCGGACGTCTTCCAAAACGAAGGGGATGGCTTTGGCGCTATCGAGACCTTGCCCCCGCCCGAGCCCGAGGTTGTGTTCGCTGGACCAGACCCCTTCGAGCCCAACGCGGAGCTTCTGGCGCAGATCACCGCCCTGCAGGCCCAGATCGAGGAGTTGCGCAACGCCCCTGAACCAGTTGTCGAGGAAGACACCGCCGCCGCAGAGGCAATTGACGCGCTGACTGCTCAGATCGCGGCGCTACAAGCCGCCTCGGAAGCAGCACAGCAACGATTTCAGGACGAACTGACGGCGCGGGATCGAAGCCTTGAGCAACTCCGCATGGATCTGGAACTGGCCCAACTCGAGGCCAGCCGACCCCAACCCGCGCCAACGGGCCCTACGGAGGATGAGCTGCGCGCACGTGAGCAAGAGCGACTGCGCCGTGAGGAAGAAGCCCGGCGCATGGCCGAGCTGGAGCGCCGCGCCGCGGAGGAACGCGCCTTCCAGGAGCGGCGCATCGTCTCTCCCACCATCGCTTTTGGTGGTGCCTCCGGAGCGAATGAAACGGCTCTGACCGAACGCACTTTTGGCGAGGTGACGGATTTCGTCCTGAACGGTGCGCTGCCCTCCACGGTGACGCAGGCCGAGGTGATCGCCAATCCTTCCAACACCATCATTCAGGGCACAATGATCCAGGCCGTCATGGAAACCGCCCTCGACAGCTCGCTACCCGGCCAGACCCGTGCCGTAGTGTCCGAGGATGTCTACAGCGTCGATGGCGCGCGCCTCTTGATCCCCCGCGGGTCCCGTCTCATCGGGCGCTACCGCGCTGGCGTCGATATCGCGCAGCGCCGGGTAACCATCGCCTGGGACCGGATCATCCTGCCTGACAATCAAACTATCCAGATCAGCTCCTTCGGGGGCGATGAACTTGGCCGTTCGGGTGTCACCGGTTTCGTGGACACGCGCTTTGCCGAGCGTTTCGGGTCGGCCGCCCTGATCTCGCTGATCTCCGCGGCACCTAGTGCCGCCGCCTCCGAGGTCCAGGATGAGACTGCCGCCGACGTTCTCGAAGACGTTGGCGATGATCTGGCAGATGCCACGGACAGCGTCATGGGCGATTACCTCTCCATCGGCCCCGTCATCTATGTCGACCAGGGCGCGCGCGTTACTGTCATGGTCGACCGCGATCTGGAGATATTCTGA
- a CDS encoding TrbG/VirB9 family P-type conjugative transfer protein, protein MLFIRSLIFVIALLPGLASAEAIPRGGPNDSRVRLATYQEGQVYRLSVSLTHVTTIEFGEGESIRSIIAGDTEGFEIDGVPGGQAFAIKPVARGVHTNVTVYTNRRSYYFNVQEVRSPTFYVVQFRYPEDDARPTRAIAAQAPNYNYGASARTEFTPTRIWDDGTFTYFAFPRNAPVPAIFRYAGARERTVNTQTPEDGVIRVSGVNRQWILRLGEEVVCIEAIPPAEATS, encoded by the coding sequence TTGTTGTTTATAAGATCGCTTATTTTTGTCATTGCCCTGTTGCCCGGCCTCGCCTCTGCCGAAGCCATCCCGCGTGGCGGTCCCAACGACAGCCGAGTGCGCTTGGCCACCTACCAGGAGGGTCAGGTCTACCGTCTCAGCGTGTCGCTCACCCATGTGACCACCATCGAGTTCGGCGAGGGCGAAAGCATCCGCTCGATCATCGCGGGCGACACCGAGGGCTTCGAGATCGACGGCGTCCCGGGCGGTCAGGCCTTCGCGATCAAGCCTGTGGCGCGCGGGGTGCATACCAATGTGACAGTCTATACCAACCGCCGCAGCTACTACTTCAACGTCCAGGAGGTCCGCAGCCCAACCTTCTACGTGGTGCAGTTCCGCTATCCGGAGGACGATGCGCGCCCGACCCGGGCCATCGCCGCCCAAGCGCCGAACTACAACTACGGTGCCAGCGCGCGGACCGAGTTTACGCCAACCCGCATCTGGGATGACGGGACGTTCACGTATTTCGCGTTTCCAAGAAACGCGCCTGTGCCCGCGATCTTCCGCTACGCGGGAGCCCGCGAGCGCACGGTCAACACGCAAACTCCTGAAGACGGCGTGATCCGCGTCAGCGGCGTGAACCGCCAATGGATCCTGCGACTTGGCGAAGAGGTGGTCTGCATCGAGGCGATCCCGCCCGCGGAGGCCACCTCTTGA
- a CDS encoding virB8 family protein, whose amino-acid sequence MATEQEIIEEELVYGALRRERLWQRLGLMGLVFGIIGCLSAAAVSILDVDPPPVVVPYDPATGFALPEASVGATSVTANQAIIEAEVFRYVADREVYNQLDNDLRIRSVLRRSDGAAESGLRQIWNSANENYPPTVYGPNARLDVEILSINRIGTNRATVRLRKRLTSINGTQTGLFTATLLFEFRPETRRSIDEVWTNPFGFTVLEYSIRSDRLEN is encoded by the coding sequence GTGGCGACTGAACAAGAAATCATCGAGGAAGAACTGGTCTATGGTGCTTTACGCCGCGAACGGCTCTGGCAACGCCTTGGCCTGATGGGCCTTGTCTTCGGTATCATCGGCTGTCTGAGTGCCGCGGCTGTCTCGATCCTCGATGTCGACCCGCCCCCCGTCGTTGTCCCCTATGATCCCGCCACTGGTTTTGCCCTGCCCGAGGCGTCCGTTGGGGCCACATCCGTCACCGCCAACCAGGCGATCATTGAGGCGGAGGTGTTCCGCTATGTGGCCGACCGGGAGGTCTATAACCAGCTCGACAACGATCTGCGCATCCGCAGCGTCCTGCGTCGCTCGGACGGAGCTGCCGAGAGCGGGCTGCGCCAGATCTGGAACAGCGCCAACGAGAATTACCCGCCGACGGTCTATGGCCCCAATGCTCGGCTCGACGTGGAAATCCTCAGCATCAACCGGATCGGAACCAACCGCGCGACGGTCCGCCTGCGCAAGCGCCTGACGTCCATTAACGGCACCCAGACCGGCCTCTTCACTGCGACGCTTCTCTTCGAGTTCCGCCCGGAGACCCGCCGCTCCATCGATGAGGTCTGGACCAATCCATTCGGCTTCACCGTTCTCGAATATTCCATCCGCTCCGACAGATTGGAGAACTGA
- a CDS encoding type IV secretion system protein yields the protein MGHLLLRTALATTLGIGLHLDALSPALAQGVPVVDTQNITQNIQQLRQMIEDEILQNEQLTQLREQLATLTDQLAELQRTYEALTRLAELPEIIRTEMEDELNGLLDQEFGDILATIEAIKTGDFSGLSGSGAGEIETQMDRVLADLGFDEDTLSEMAASGNPGANRVATQATTGALVSAAAQNSYEDAGQSLERVDRLVGLIDDMDELKESIDLNTRVTAELAIALVAMWQLEAIQTVGDGTGGVIDAATIAEEQRFMDFTLPDLRAD from the coding sequence ATGGGACATCTGCTCTTGAGGACGGCCTTGGCCACAACGCTTGGGATTGGCCTGCATCTGGACGCCCTATCCCCTGCCCTCGCGCAAGGCGTGCCCGTCGTCGACACCCAGAACATCACGCAAAATATCCAGCAGCTCCGGCAGATGATCGAGGACGAGATCCTGCAGAACGAGCAGCTGACGCAGCTCCGCGAACAGCTTGCCACGCTCACGGACCAACTCGCGGAGCTGCAAAGAACCTACGAGGCCCTCACCCGCCTCGCCGAGCTTCCAGAAATCATCCGCACCGAGATGGAAGACGAACTCAATGGCCTACTCGACCAGGAGTTCGGGGACATCCTCGCCACGATTGAGGCGATCAAGACGGGGGATTTCTCCGGCCTGTCCGGCTCCGGCGCAGGCGAGATCGAAACCCAGATGGACCGGGTGCTGGCCGACCTCGGCTTTGACGAAGACACCCTCTCGGAAATGGCCGCAAGCGGCAATCCCGGGGCCAACCGCGTGGCGACGCAGGCCACCACCGGCGCGCTCGTCTCAGCCGCCGCCCAGAACAGCTATGAGGATGCCGGCCAATCGCTCGAGCGGGTAGACCGCCTTGTCGGGCTCATCGACGACATGGACGAACTCAAGGAAAGCATCGATCTCAACACGCGCGTGACCGCGGAGCTCGCCATTGCGCTGGTCGCCATGTGGCAACTCGAAGCCATCCAGACCGTGGGCGATGGCACCGGCGGCGTGATCGATGCCGCCACCATCGCCGAAGAGCAGCGCTTCATGGATTTCACCTTGCCGGACCTCCGGGCAGACTAA
- a CDS encoding lytic transglycosylase domain-containing protein has product MKSSLPHILAFCLLPGLGFAQGVPTNDSGLTARDIVETGDREADLAVQADKLAVRELIAEIDREQLETLQRILDAHTSFGGQGLPAMVSGLESGSGDPARSVEAVYGNADIDPNPGGAQMFGDAAENIEQLIIRVAQETSGFAGVGRAGLSPVQWRALLQALIWQESRFTIGARSPVGAFGLTQIMPGTASDLGINPEYYDSPYLQVHGGARYLATQLNTFDGNIINALAAYNAGPGRVFEYGGVPPFAETQHYVQVIPERYNHYLTRIGGIDALGTIDPALLANANLSLTGHGAAFYGSNSPAAIRQAALRISDIVERISETEDVQESIALNTYARAELVRLVAARIRLQAARTRVLSAEELAQASARMAEGAFMDFTIREIE; this is encoded by the coding sequence TTGAAGTCTAGCCTGCCTCATATCCTCGCGTTTTGCCTGCTGCCCGGTCTCGGCTTCGCCCAAGGCGTGCCGACCAACGACAGTGGGCTGACCGCGCGAGACATCGTCGAGACCGGCGACCGCGAGGCTGACTTGGCCGTTCAGGCGGACAAGCTTGCCGTGCGCGAACTCATTGCCGAGATCGACCGGGAGCAGCTGGAAACCCTGCAACGCATCCTTGATGCCCATACCAGCTTCGGCGGTCAGGGCTTACCGGCTATGGTCTCGGGGCTGGAAAGCGGCAGCGGGGATCCGGCCCGGTCAGTCGAGGCGGTCTATGGCAATGCCGACATCGACCCCAATCCCGGCGGTGCGCAGATGTTCGGCGACGCCGCCGAGAACATCGAGCAGCTCATCATCCGCGTCGCCCAGGAAACCAGCGGCTTTGCGGGTGTTGGCCGCGCAGGGCTCTCGCCCGTCCAGTGGCGCGCGTTGCTACAAGCGCTGATCTGGCAGGAAAGCCGCTTCACCATCGGCGCGCGTTCGCCGGTCGGGGCCTTTGGCCTCACCCAGATCATGCCCGGCACCGCCAGCGATCTTGGTATCAACCCGGAATACTACGACAGCCCTTACCTGCAGGTGCATGGCGGCGCGCGGTATCTCGCGACCCAGCTCAACACCTTCGATGGCAACATCATCAACGCGCTCGCGGCCTATAACGCGGGGCCGGGCCGAGTGTTCGAATATGGTGGCGTGCCGCCCTTTGCCGAAACCCAGCATTACGTTCAGGTCATTCCCGAACGCTATAACCACTATTTGACCCGTATCGGCGGGATCGATGCGCTTGGCACGATCGATCCGGCGCTTCTCGCCAATGCCAACCTCTCGCTCACGGGTCATGGGGCGGCCTTTTATGGCAGCAACTCACCAGCCGCGATCCGCCAAGCCGCCCTGCGCATTTCCGACATCGTCGAACGGATTTCCGAGACTGAAGACGTGCAGGAAAGCATCGCACTCAACACCTATGCCCGCGCCGAACTCGTGCGCCTCGTCGCTGCACGCATCCGGCTTCAGGCGGCACGCACCCGCGTCCTTTCTGCCGAGGAGTTGGCCCAGGCCAGCGCCCGCATGGCCGAAGGCGCGTTCATGGATTTTACGATCAGGGAGATTGAATGA
- a CDS encoding type IV secretion system DNA-binding domain-containing protein yields MPRDDARDAALDARTMTPDWYARETRLAHMLPYVSLVDDQTVRTRVNELFRCIRLEGINSYTTDDAYLDKVTALFARIVAQLGPEFSYYVHKVSKAIKPDLDPIREDSFAGEVDRRWRAKFETSELRDKTLTLTVIHRPPPKSLLPHLGRSAPDRLKEETRKRLQRLGEAVNVFLSGLAELKPRLLSAASGELVGFLGALNTGTELPLYPANTYGFLSVNVANTRVTFHGDHFELSEGVVGHRYGKSFTIGEYSEGTSCTMFDMLNLPVDMIVTHSFTPINSNLMAGRIKRQKRQMQASQDAALSLLEALDIAADDLEAKRQSFGEHHMVVTLFCDTLEELQTLSAEIVNAAATEGVKMIGERVAAKAHYLSQHPGNQSKRVRASAVTNRNFADFAAFHRTQLGKPAALTPWGRVVTYLPTPEQSAYRFSYHEQGSPDKEPTSGHTLIMGRPGSGKSVLSAFLMTQARRAGARVFVFDYRLGMEMAVRANGGRYASLNAGQPTGLNPLWTETDARGTAWLSDWLATLLYRADKPLTPAQTNRIQEVVRQNAQATNPALRNWRDFASFFVSTDDGGDLHQRLLEWTEDGRYGWIFGQSLEDTFSLKGDVVGFDLTGILDSEADKERMAVLSYLFRRVEREIEDRHPTIIVIDEAWKALDNAYFAERLSNWLVTARKQNTVAVMMTQYASQLERTRTGKTIVEAVPTQILLPNIRAQPADYAMLNLTEKELDVLLNTGSNSRLALIRDDQGSIVVDADLSALGPNLTILGGMEKGEALVGADYRDRSDFWRLS; encoded by the coding sequence ATGCCCCGTGATGACGCCCGTGATGCTGCGCTCGATGCCCGCACAATGACGCCAGACTGGTATGCGCGCGAGACCCGGCTTGCGCATATGCTGCCCTATGTGAGCCTCGTCGACGACCAGACCGTGCGGACCCGGGTGAACGAACTCTTCCGCTGCATTCGCCTTGAGGGGATCAACAGCTACACGACGGACGATGCCTATCTCGACAAGGTGACGGCGCTTTTTGCTCGCATCGTCGCGCAACTCGGGCCAGAATTCAGCTATTACGTCCACAAGGTCTCCAAGGCCATCAAACCTGATCTCGACCCCATCCGTGAGGACAGCTTCGCGGGCGAGGTGGACCGGCGCTGGCGCGCGAAATTCGAGACCAGCGAGCTGCGCGACAAGACCCTGACGCTCACCGTCATTCACCGCCCGCCCCCGAAAAGCCTCCTGCCGCATCTCGGCCGCAGCGCGCCGGACCGGCTGAAGGAAGAGACCCGCAAGCGTCTCCAGCGCCTCGGTGAGGCCGTGAACGTCTTCCTGTCCGGCCTCGCAGAACTCAAACCGCGCCTCCTGTCGGCTGCATCGGGGGAGTTGGTGGGGTTTCTGGGCGCGCTGAACACAGGCACCGAGCTGCCGCTCTACCCTGCAAACACCTACGGCTTTTTGTCCGTCAACGTCGCCAATACCCGCGTGACGTTTCACGGAGACCATTTCGAGCTTTCCGAAGGCGTCGTGGGCCATCGCTACGGCAAGAGCTTCACCATCGGAGAATACTCGGAAGGCACCTCCTGCACCATGTTCGACATGCTGAACCTGCCGGTCGACATGATCGTGACGCACTCCTTCACGCCGATCAATTCGAACCTCATGGCGGGCCGCATCAAGCGGCAAAAGCGCCAGATGCAGGCCAGCCAGGACGCAGCCCTGTCGCTCCTGGAAGCCCTCGACATCGCCGCCGATGATCTCGAGGCCAAGCGCCAAAGCTTCGGCGAGCATCACATGGTCGTGACGCTCTTTTGCGACACGCTCGAAGAGCTGCAGACGCTCAGCGCCGAAATCGTGAACGCCGCCGCAACCGAAGGCGTGAAGATGATTGGCGAGCGGGTCGCGGCCAAGGCGCATTACCTCAGCCAGCACCCCGGCAACCAGTCAAAGCGCGTCCGCGCCAGCGCCGTCACCAACCGCAACTTCGCGGATTTTGCGGCCTTCCACCGGACACAGCTCGGCAAACCTGCAGCACTTACCCCCTGGGGCCGGGTCGTCACATATTTGCCCACGCCGGAGCAGAGCGCCTACCGGTTTTCCTATCACGAGCAAGGCTCGCCCGATAAAGAACCCACCAGCGGCCATACCCTGATCATGGGGCGGCCCGGGTCAGGTAAGTCTGTGCTTTCGGCCTTCTTGATGACCCAGGCCCGTCGCGCGGGCGCCCGGGTCTTCGTCTTCGATTACCGTCTTGGTATGGAGATGGCGGTCCGCGCCAATGGCGGGCGCTACGCGTCCCTGAACGCCGGTCAGCCCACGGGCCTCAACCCGCTCTGGACAGAGACCGATGCCCGCGGCACCGCCTGGCTCTCGGACTGGCTTGCCACCTTGCTCTACCGCGCTGACAAGCCCCTGACCCCGGCGCAGACCAATCGCATCCAGGAGGTCGTGCGCCAGAATGCCCAGGCCACCAATCCGGCCCTGCGGAACTGGCGGGATTTTGCGTCGTTTTTTGTGTCCACCGATGATGGCGGCGATCTGCACCAGCGCCTGCTCGAGTGGACCGAAGACGGCCGCTATGGCTGGATCTTCGGGCAGAGCCTTGAGGACACGTTCTCGCTCAAAGGCGATGTGGTGGGCTTCGATCTGACCGGCATTCTCGACAGCGAGGCCGACAAGGAGCGGATGGCGGTTCTCTCCTATCTTTTCCGCCGGGTCGAACGTGAGATCGAGGATCGCCACCCCACCATCATCGTGATCGACGAGGCCTGGAAGGCCCTCGATAACGCGTATTTCGCCGAACGGCTGTCGAACTGGCTGGTGACCGCGCGCAAGCAGAACACCGTCGCCGTGATGATGACGCAATACGCCAGCCAGCTCGAGCGCACCCGGACCGGCAAGACCATCGTCGAAGCCGTTCCGACACAGATCCTGCTGCCCAATATCCGCGCGCAGCCTGCGGATTACGCCATGCTGAACCTCACGGAGAAGGAACTCGACGTCCTTCTCAACACGGGCAGCAACAGCCGCCTCGCACTGATCCGCGACGATCAGGGCTCCATTGTCGTCGATGCCGATCTGAGCGCCCTTGGGCCCAATCTCACCATCCTTGGCGGCATGGAAAAGGGCGAAGCGCTTGTCGGCGCCGATTACCGCGACCGCTCGGACTTCTGGAGGCTTTCATGA
- a CDS encoding type IV secretion system protein VirB3 has protein sequence MAERAPLFLGLVRPPKLLGLPIMYAMVWLFGSVLLFVWVQHIAVLAVAALLYPVLWKAADWDPRFIDVMMTALQETPPTRNRSIHGGDSYAP, from the coding sequence GTGGCTGAGCGCGCGCCTCTCTTCCTCGGCCTCGTGCGCCCGCCCAAGCTTCTGGGCCTGCCCATCATGTATGCGATGGTCTGGCTCTTCGGTTCGGTGCTCTTGTTCGTCTGGGTCCAGCACATCGCGGTACTGGCTGTCGCGGCCCTTCTCTACCCGGTGCTTTGGAAGGCCGCAGATTGGGACCCGCGTTTCATCGACGTGATGATGACAGCCCTGCAGGAGACACCGCCCACGCGCAACAGGTCCATCCATGGCGGGGACAGCTATGCCCCGTGA
- a CDS encoding TrbC/VirB2 family protein, whose product MHWRYNFFQTSWFSNLFVASLALFLVIAEPALAQSIDLSPIQSLLQGIVDALTGPLGVVIATLAVLGVFLSWFFNIIDLRQALWVLVGIAGVAAAPTIVAAVFAGG is encoded by the coding sequence GTGCATTGGCGATACAACTTTTTCCAAACAAGTTGGTTTTCAAACCTCTTTGTCGCCTCGCTGGCGCTATTTCTGGTGATTGCCGAGCCCGCCCTAGCACAGAGCATCGACCTCTCCCCGATCCAAAGCTTGTTGCAGGGCATTGTCGATGCGCTGACCGGACCTCTTGGTGTGGTCATCGCCACACTAGCGGTCCTCGGCGTTTTCTTGAGCTGGTTCTTCAACATCATCGATCTGCGCCAGGCGCTCTGGGTCCTCGTCGGGATCGCCGGTGTTGCGGCTGCCCCCACCATCGTTGCCGCGGTCTTCGCCGGTGGCTGA
- a CDS encoding lytic transglycosylase domain-containing protein, with product MVLVMEGDGSLTPSRSQSGFARNYNDGVGQGSASDGLAILGETEAAPKPDALQLAALAQPAPLPRADVLLGIEATALRYANHPGLRRAELSVRDWLALYRANIEVESAYRQDAISTAGAIGLGQLMPATARDLDVNPEDPMQNLDGSARYLAMMLETFGDPRLALAAYNAGPDAVRQYGGIPPYRETQNHVARVMAVAARLEGSNS from the coding sequence ATCGTTCTGGTCATGGAGGGCGACGGCTCTCTGACCCCGTCGCGGTCTCAGAGCGGTTTTGCCCGGAACTACAATGACGGCGTTGGTCAGGGATCGGCGTCCGATGGTTTGGCCATTCTTGGTGAGACGGAAGCAGCGCCCAAACCTGACGCGCTGCAGCTTGCGGCACTCGCCCAGCCAGCACCCCTGCCCCGCGCGGACGTTCTCTTAGGCATCGAGGCAACGGCCCTGCGCTATGCCAATCATCCTGGTTTGCGCCGCGCGGAGCTCTCCGTGAGGGATTGGCTGGCTCTCTACCGGGCCAACATCGAGGTTGAGAGCGCCTACCGGCAGGATGCGATCTCAACCGCGGGCGCCATTGGTCTGGGTCAACTGATGCCAGCAACCGCGCGTGATCTCGACGTCAATCCGGAGGACCCGATGCAGAACCTCGACGGTTCCGCCCGCTACCTCGCGATGATGCTCGAGACGTTCGGCGATCCGCGCCTGGCGCTGGCCGCTTACAACGCCGGACCCGACGCCGTGCGCCAATATGGCGGCATTCCCCCCTACCGAGAAACCCAGAACCATGTGGCCCGCGTGATGGCGGTGGCCGCCCGATTGGAAGGATCAAATTCATGA
- a CDS encoding alpha/beta hydrolase family protein, which yields MYHSWLDHWDERRAERGDEVKRPTDFALDTELAFPGSGRPAGIEAFCKLAEQAVEDPTYFDEPDNNDLVVEREGEWVKFPSGISTDVAENNVVWAKVTESRSFDQALIVFHHWNASARYQQIANFFARRGITVVEIALPYHFERSRPGAVYADYMLSPNLGRTVQSVRQAVWDGRKLIRWLKGQGYKEISVLGMSLGSWVAGLIAAHDKTVSKAALFLTAGSLADMVWTGRATRTICESLQPVIELGDLRRAWGPLNLVNHAHHLARDNLELNVVLAKRDKVVLPELSERLIQGLKDAGAEPSILELNCGHYSLSMPPYIVSAGRSVARLLKPDP from the coding sequence GTGTATCATAGCTGGCTTGACCATTGGGATGAGCGACGAGCAGAGCGCGGGGACGAAGTAAAGAGGCCGACCGACTTCGCTCTGGACACTGAACTTGCCTTCCCTGGCTCCGGGCGTCCGGCAGGTATCGAGGCCTTTTGTAAACTTGCAGAACAGGCTGTTGAGGACCCAACCTATTTCGATGAACCAGATAACAACGACTTGGTCGTCGAACGCGAAGGAGAGTGGGTCAAGTTTCCTTCAGGAATTTCTACTGACGTCGCAGAGAACAATGTCGTCTGGGCGAAAGTAACAGAAAGCAGGTCATTCGACCAAGCATTGATTGTGTTTCACCATTGGAATGCAAGCGCGCGGTATCAACAGATCGCCAACTTTTTCGCCCGGCGCGGGATTACGGTTGTCGAGATAGCACTGCCGTATCACTTCGAACGTAGCCGTCCCGGCGCCGTTTATGCCGACTACATGCTAAGCCCGAATCTCGGACGGACGGTTCAATCCGTGAGACAGGCGGTATGGGATGGCCGAAAGCTCATTAGATGGCTGAAGGGGCAAGGTTATAAAGAGATTTCTGTACTCGGAATGAGTCTGGGTTCCTGGGTTGCCGGGTTGATTGCCGCCCATGACAAAACTGTTTCAAAAGCTGCGCTATTCCTGACGGCCGGAAGTCTTGCTGACATGGTGTGGACCGGGCGCGCAACGCGAACGATTTGCGAGAGCCTTCAACCCGTGATCGAATTGGGGGACCTCAGAAGGGCTTGGGGACCACTAAACTTGGTGAACCATGCGCATCATCTTGCGCGGGACAATCTCGAATTAAATGTGGTATTGGCCAAACGAGACAAGGTGGTGCTGCCGGAGCTTTCTGAACGGCTGATACAAGGGCTTAAGGACGCCGGAGCCGAGCCCAGCATATTGGAACTAAATTGCGGCCACTATTCGCTGTCCATGCCGCCCTACATTGTGTCGGCCGGCCGAAGCGTGGCTCGCTTGTTGAAACCCGACCCCTAA